A stretch of Desulfobacter hydrogenophilus DNA encodes these proteins:
- a CDS encoding CBS domain-containing protein, translating to MKVNDLIKGDTGHFHTVKGDQTVFHALQQMSAYGVSAIVVMADEMPVGIFTERDLIRCQILFPDKQIDQVTIDKVMTSKLIVAEPQDSVDAAMAMMIKARIRHLPVVGNKKIIALIALEDLVKAHVGALTQELHYLKDYITDLQDAVHD from the coding sequence ATGAAGGTCAACGATTTAATTAAAGGAGATACAGGTCATTTTCATACGGTGAAAGGCGATCAAACCGTCTTTCATGCCCTGCAGCAGATGTCCGCCTATGGGGTCTCTGCAATAGTAGTAATGGCAGATGAAATGCCAGTGGGCATTTTCACGGAAAGGGATCTGATCCGCTGCCAGATCCTGTTTCCTGACAAACAAATCGACCAGGTAACCATTGACAAGGTGATGACATCCAAACTGATTGTGGCAGAACCACAGGATTCAGTGGATGCAGCCATGGCCATGATGATCAAAGCACGGATTCGTCATCTGCCCGTGGTGGGCAACAAAAAAATAATTGCATTGATTGCGCTGGAAGACCTTGTCAAGGCCCATGTGGGGGCATTAACCCAGGAACTTCACTATCTGAAAGATTATATAACCGACCTCCAGGATGCGGTCCATGATTGA
- a CDS encoding FAD-dependent oxidoreductase: MDKICPVRQTILFLTNLIGPKGLSDPKGRRISEQILNLVEEIAEGTAGEDHLSAIETLVKEYNNPRSPEQTRQAGRTIQGLLTDNREIFINHIQTRNCPTHDCGKLAPSPCQMACPAGIDIPTYLALIAQGKDAEAIEVIRRDNPLPWVCGLICTRPCEMMCVRARIDKAISIKFLKAFAAERAMSERAYTNPTPKPANGKKVCVVGAGPGGLSCAYYLALMGYGVRIIEALPVPGGMLMVGIPRYRLPGEVIDREVAMIEDLGVEIQYNTRFGKDVTKEELDREGFEAYCIAIGAHKAWTLSIEGEKDFPKVIEAVRFLREVALGDHHCPGKNVVVVGGGNVAIDAARTSLRLGAERVTIAYRRTRDQMPADEEEVEQAEEEGIEFSFLTIPAAVKGEGQNIHALSCIKAELKAKKGSDRLAPVPIEGGEFEIRADVVISAIGQFVDNEGMEAFTGINWTRRGTIDVNHAGMETAQPGVFAAGDAVSGPATVIEAIGGGKRAADAIDRYLHGIPQPRAPRWPVRHKTEPVIEMTAHRKMTIKPPEMPMLNLYRRRTTFQQVELGYEEADVRQEAARCLRCDICRRCGKCVDICRDKMGINALKLGYLDFDKSGPTDFRVTAENCITCGACAANCENNALKIDEKDGQRRLLLCGTILNSQTIQYCESCGAKLGSVEYTRFIARKTRSLTQATETRLLCNNCLRQKTAISNAANSGALPIV; encoded by the coding sequence ATGGACAAGATCTGCCCGGTTCGACAAACCATTCTTTTTTTAACCAACCTGATCGGCCCCAAAGGACTGTCCGACCCAAAAGGCCGGCGGATTTCCGAACAAATCCTTAATCTGGTCGAAGAGATAGCCGAAGGCACGGCAGGAGAGGATCATCTGTCCGCCATTGAAACCCTGGTCAAAGAGTATAATAATCCCCGCAGTCCGGAACAGACCCGGCAGGCAGGCAGGACCATTCAAGGGCTTCTGACCGATAACCGAGAAATATTTATCAACCATATTCAGACCCGGAACTGTCCGACCCACGACTGCGGAAAACTTGCACCCTCCCCCTGCCAGATGGCATGTCCCGCCGGGATTGACATCCCCACATACCTTGCGCTTATCGCCCAGGGAAAGGATGCCGAAGCTATTGAGGTGATTAGACGGGACAATCCGTTGCCATGGGTATGCGGCCTGATCTGTACCCGGCCCTGTGAAATGATGTGTGTCAGGGCCAGGATCGACAAGGCTATCTCCATTAAATTTCTAAAAGCATTTGCTGCCGAACGCGCCATGTCTGAGCGGGCCTATACCAATCCAACCCCCAAGCCGGCCAACGGCAAAAAGGTATGTGTGGTAGGCGCAGGCCCGGGCGGTCTTTCCTGCGCATATTATCTGGCGCTCATGGGCTATGGCGTCAGGATCATCGAGGCGTTGCCCGTGCCCGGCGGCATGCTCATGGTGGGTATTCCCCGGTATCGCCTGCCAGGGGAAGTCATTGACCGGGAAGTGGCCATGATTGAAGACCTGGGCGTAGAAATCCAGTATAATACGCGGTTCGGCAAAGATGTCACCAAGGAGGAACTTGACCGGGAGGGATTTGAGGCCTATTGCATTGCCATTGGTGCCCATAAGGCATGGACCTTGAGTATTGAGGGGGAAAAAGATTTTCCCAAAGTCATTGAAGCGGTCCGTTTTCTAAGGGAAGTTGCCCTGGGCGATCACCACTGTCCTGGAAAAAATGTGGTGGTGGTGGGCGGTGGCAACGTGGCCATTGATGCGGCCCGCACCAGCCTGCGCCTGGGCGCCGAGCGCGTCACCATTGCCTATAGACGGACCCGGGATCAGATGCCTGCTGATGAGGAAGAGGTGGAACAGGCTGAAGAGGAAGGCATTGAGTTCTCTTTTCTGACCATTCCCGCCGCAGTAAAGGGCGAAGGGCAAAATATTCATGCCCTTTCATGTATTAAGGCAGAACTAAAAGCAAAAAAAGGCTCCGACCGCCTGGCACCGGTTCCCATTGAAGGCGGGGAGTTTGAGATCCGGGCAGATGTCGTGATCTCCGCCATTGGTCAGTTTGTGGACAACGAAGGTATGGAAGCGTTTACCGGCATCAACTGGACCCGCCGGGGCACCATTGATGTCAATCACGCCGGAATGGAAACGGCCCAGCCAGGCGTCTTTGCCGCCGGAGACGCGGTCTCCGGCCCTGCCACAGTGATCGAAGCCATTGGCGGCGGCAAACGGGCTGCTGACGCCATTGACCGCTATCTTCACGGAATTCCCCAGCCTCGCGCCCCCAGATGGCCGGTACGCCACAAGACTGAACCCGTTATTGAGATGACAGCTCACCGGAAAATGACCATTAAACCGCCGGAAATGCCCATGCTTAACCTCTATCGGCGCAGAACCACCTTCCAGCAGGTGGAACTGGGGTATGAGGAAGCCGATGTCCGCCAGGAGGCTGCCCGGTGCCTGCGCTGTGATATCTGCCGGCGCTGCGGCAAATGCGTAGATATCTGCCGGGATAAAATGGGGATCAATGCCCTGAAGTTGGGATACCTTGATTTTGATAAAAGCGGTCCCACCGATTTCAGGGTCACGGCGGAAAACTGCATCACCTGCGGGGCATGTGCGGCCAATTGTGAAAATAATGCATTAAAAATTGATGAAAAAGATGGTCAGCGAAGGCTTTTGCTGTGCGGCACCATCCTGAACAGTCAGACTATACAGTATTGTGAATCCTGCGGTGCAAAACTTGGCTCCGTGGAATATACCCGTTTTATTGCCAGAAAAACCAGAAGCCTGACACAAGCCACGGAAACGCGGCTGCTTTGTAATAACTGCCTGCGCCAAAAAACTGCGATTTCCAACGCCGCAAACAGCGGCGCTTTACCCATCGTTTAA
- a CDS encoding molybdopterin-binding protein gives MKKQLHPQQYPFKTVPVQDACGMTLAHDMTEIIPAKSKGPAFKRGHQVQAGDICRLMRMGKNNLYVLDLDETQVHEDEAVFELASALAGPGVEFSATPSEGKLELYAAYPGLFRVNVDALTEFNMLDDVMCASIHTNTAVNKGDSLAATRAIPLVIDRENLDQATALAKSAYPIFSVSVFNPLKIRLAIIGNEVYDGLIQDRFQAIVEEKTAQFGAHVLEINILPDDRERITAQIQDYMKKETDLIITTGGMSVDPDDVTRESIEAVGFDEVHYSSAVLPGAMFLLGYTSDTAIMGLPACGLYHRTTIFDLILPRVMAGERPGKRELASLCHGGLCLNCPTCRFPNCAFGKSI, from the coding sequence ATGAAAAAACAGCTGCACCCACAACAATATCCCTTTAAAACCGTGCCTGTCCAGGACGCCTGCGGCATGACCCTTGCCCATGACATGACTGAAATCATTCCTGCCAAATCCAAGGGACCGGCCTTCAAACGGGGACACCAGGTCCAAGCCGGGGACATTTGTCGACTCATGCGCATGGGGAAAAACAACCTCTATGTGCTGGATCTCGATGAGACCCAGGTACATGAGGATGAGGCAGTGTTTGAACTTGCATCGGCCCTGGCCGGACCGGGAGTTGAGTTTTCCGCCACACCCAGCGAAGGCAAGCTGGAGCTGTATGCGGCATATCCAGGATTGTTCCGGGTGAATGTGGACGCATTGACGGAATTCAACATGCTGGACGATGTCATGTGCGCCAGTATCCATACCAATACGGCCGTGAACAAAGGCGACAGCCTGGCAGCCACCCGGGCCATCCCCCTGGTCATTGACCGGGAAAACCTCGACCAGGCAACGGCCCTTGCTAAATCCGCCTACCCCATTTTTAGCGTTTCAGTGTTCAACCCGTTGAAAATCCGTCTGGCCATCATCGGCAATGAGGTTTATGACGGCCTGATCCAGGACCGGTTCCAGGCCATTGTGGAAGAAAAAACTGCCCAGTTTGGGGCCCATGTGCTTGAGATAAATATCCTGCCCGATGACCGGGAGCGCATCACCGCCCAAATCCAGGATTACATGAAAAAAGAGACCGATCTGATCATCACCACCGGTGGCATGTCCGTGGACCCCGATGATGTCACCCGGGAATCTATTGAGGCTGTCGGTTTTGATGAAGTCCACTACTCATCGGCAGTGCTGCCCGGCGCCATGTTTCTTTTGGGCTATACCTCTGATACCGCTATCATGGGGCTGCCGGCCTGCGGGTTGTATCACCGCACCACCATATTTGACCTGATTCTTCCCCGGGTCATGGCCGGAGAGCGTCCTGGAAAAAGGGAACTGGCAAGCCTTTGCCACGGCGGGCTGTGCCTGAACTGCCCGACCTGCCGGTTTCCCAACTGCGCTTTTGGGAAAAGCATCTGA
- a CDS encoding 4Fe-4S dicluster domain-containing protein gives MSQYYLFQDTQKCIGCHTCEVACKANKKLPEGPKPCQIIQVGPKTVGEVPRTSFIFMSCFHCENPWCVSACPTGAMQQRSKDGIVFVDQDLCVGCKTCISACPWGAPQWNQEIGKVEKCDFCMDRIDQGLAPACVTSCTTGCLKFGKVEEMTQIRRERHAASVTSFEHTSF, from the coding sequence ATGAGCCAATACTACCTGTTTCAGGATACCCAAAAATGCATCGGCTGCCACACCTGTGAGGTGGCTTGCAAGGCCAATAAAAAATTACCCGAAGGGCCGAAACCCTGCCAGATTATCCAGGTGGGTCCCAAGACCGTTGGAGAGGTGCCAAGGACATCATTTATTTTCATGTCCTGCTTTCATTGCGAAAACCCCTGGTGCGTTTCAGCCTGCCCCACCGGCGCCATGCAGCAGCGCAGCAAAGACGGAATTGTGTTTGTGGACCAGGACCTTTGTGTGGGATGCAAAACCTGCATATCCGCCTGCCCCTGGGGGGCTCCCCAGTGGAACCAGGAGATCGGCAAGGTTGAAAAATGCGATTTCTGCATGGATCGAATCGACCAGGGGCTTGCCCCTGCCTGCGTGACCAGCTGCACCACAGGCTGCCTTAAATTCGGCAAGGTCGAAGAAATGACTCAAATCCGAAGGGAGCGCCATGCAGCGTCTGTGACTTCCTTTGAGCACACAAGCTTTTAA
- a CDS encoding sulfite exporter TauE/SafE family protein, whose amino-acid sequence MKLKFKWFLLFLTAAALVLPMIAATPVMADPLADAIAAVPQGTGPGQIDPSASAGIFGIPGAPSPGLLLCFCWAVWVGWIFSTIGAFGGVMAGVGHISIYGMGPYAKTFKDTSPAINKILTDSIRVSNQWLGGLSALVSTINYGRQKRLVTSLGIFMGIGALFATFLVVFTTAGKVSFSQYQGWFGLCVFLIFTFMVYEMSPKGQASKTAAKAAAKAFEDTVKNKGSIEGQGVKILNWSITKAEVSFFGQKFSFNPIWAFIGGFCISALASFIGVGGGFLYVPFLTSVVGLPMYVVAGTSSVAVLIGMFFSIFNFMVLKGVVVYWPMIGVELVGVFVGSMIGPRTGKYIPEKALKWLFLILAFYIGIRYTLRGFFGIPVP is encoded by the coding sequence ATGAAATTGAAGTTTAAGTGGTTTTTGTTGTTTTTGACGGCAGCAGCACTGGTGCTGCCGATGATCGCTGCGACGCCTGTTATGGCCGACCCGCTTGCCGATGCCATTGCAGCAGTGCCCCAGGGCACGGGACCGGGACAGATTGATCCGTCTGCTTCGGCAGGCATTTTCGGCATTCCGGGAGCACCGTCTCCGGGTTTGTTACTCTGTTTTTGTTGGGCTGTCTGGGTGGGCTGGATTTTCTCAACCATAGGCGCGTTTGGTGGGGTTATGGCCGGCGTGGGTCATATTTCCATTTACGGGATGGGGCCTTATGCCAAAACATTTAAAGATACCTCACCCGCCATCAACAAGATACTCACCGACAGCATCCGCGTTTCCAACCAGTGGTTGGGTGGGTTGTCCGCACTTGTCTCCACCATAAACTACGGCAGACAAAAACGTCTGGTGACCTCTCTGGGTATTTTCATGGGTATCGGTGCACTTTTTGCCACGTTTCTGGTGGTATTTACCACGGCCGGAAAGGTAAGTTTTTCACAGTACCAGGGCTGGTTCGGACTATGTGTGTTCCTGATTTTTACCTTTATGGTCTATGAAATGTCTCCCAAGGGCCAGGCCTCAAAAACAGCAGCCAAGGCCGCTGCCAAGGCATTTGAAGATACGGTCAAAAATAAGGGTTCCATTGAAGGCCAGGGGGTAAAAATCCTAAACTGGAGCATTACCAAAGCCGAAGTTTCTTTTTTCGGCCAAAAATTTTCATTCAACCCTATTTGGGCCTTTATCGGGGGATTTTGTATCTCTGCACTGGCCTCCTTCATCGGTGTAGGCGGCGGCTTCCTTTACGTGCCTTTTTTGACCAGTGTTGTGGGGCTTCCCATGTACGTTGTTGCCGGCACTTCATCTGTGGCTGTTCTCATCGGAATGTTTTTTTCCATTTTCAATTTCATGGTGCTCAAAGGGGTTGTGGTTTACTGGCCCATGATCGGCGTTGAACTTGTGGGCGTATTTGTTGGATCCATGATCGGACCCAGAACCGGAAAGTACATTCCTGAAAAGGCTTTAAAATGGCTTTTCCTGATATTGGCGTTCTACATCGGCATCCGCTATACACTGAGAGGTTTTTTCGGTATTCCAGTCCCTTAG
- a CDS encoding NAD(P)/FAD-dependent oxidoreductase, with the protein MIEEKIIIVGGGPAGAACAWKLKQRGITPLVLDKYSFPRPKVCAGWVPPDVFRLLEFQGDDYPYTFSQFDRINFHMFGIKIPAPTRQYAVRRYEFDAWMISRARVPVHTHCVRKITRENGFYIIDDQYRCKYLIGAGGTHCPVYKTFFTQKRSRPPKSLIVAVEKEYPYDILHNQCHLWFFDHGLPGYAWYLPKGNNWLNIGIGGKFHRMKQRGQNIMEQWHHFTKALQKKGFIGENPSSPKGHSYYFQHGPKKYQQDNAFIIGDAAGLSTLDMGEGIHGAVLSGIRVADAIVENKPFALPHLARFSLPKILLPN; encoded by the coding sequence ATGATTGAGGAGAAGATCATTATCGTCGGAGGCGGTCCTGCCGGTGCCGCCTGTGCCTGGAAACTTAAGCAAAGGGGCATCACGCCCCTGGTGCTGGATAAATATTCTTTTCCCCGTCCCAAGGTTTGTGCGGGATGGGTGCCCCCTGACGTATTTAGGCTCCTTGAATTTCAAGGTGATGATTATCCCTACACCTTCAGTCAATTTGACCGAATTAATTTTCATATGTTTGGTATAAAAATTCCTGCCCCCACCCGTCAATATGCTGTCAGACGATATGAATTTGATGCCTGGATGATCTCCCGCGCCCGTGTTCCGGTTCACACCCATTGCGTAAGAAAGATCACCAGGGAGAACGGCTTTTATATCATTGATGACCAGTATCGATGCAAGTATCTCATCGGTGCCGGCGGTACCCATTGCCCGGTTTACAAGACGTTTTTCACTCAAAAGCGTTCTCGTCCTCCAAAGTCCCTCATTGTTGCCGTTGAAAAGGAATATCCATATGATATTCTTCATAATCAATGCCATCTATGGTTTTTTGATCATGGGCTGCCTGGGTATGCCTGGTATCTTCCCAAGGGGAATAACTGGTTAAACATCGGCATTGGCGGAAAATTTCACAGAATGAAACAGCGGGGACAGAACATTATGGAACAGTGGCATCATTTTACAAAGGCCCTTCAAAAAAAGGGATTCATAGGGGAAAACCCATCCAGCCCCAAAGGTCACAGCTACTATTTCCAGCATGGTCCGAAAAAATATCAACAGGACAATGCCTTCATCATCGGAGACGCGGCAGGACTCTCCACCCTGGATATGGGGGAGGGGATTCATGGCGCTGTTTTAAGCGGTATCCGTGTGGCAGATGCCATCGTAGAAAACAAACCATTTGCTTTGCCACACCTGGCGAGGTTCAGCCTGCCGAAAATATTGCTGCCTAACTGA
- a CDS encoding 2Fe-2S iron-sulfur cluster-binding protein: MIEISINGQTVAAKEGDTVLKTARAHGIPIPYLCFHPALKPSGACRLCGVETGRASGKKVVMLSCILKVKPGLEIRTESDLVTAHRQKAFDRLLSMAPDSVRIRELAEKFNVPVVPKPDGCIRCRLCVRVCNDIIGARAIAMIKTETGSHVGPGDGTCIGCGTCANLCPTQFITVKDQDNVRTVSIGDKVLSRLPLVRCEACGRQYATAQFLAHVDDNTGDHIHAAGIGHHFCPSCTKMMSRRARTENAHLRK; the protein is encoded by the coding sequence ATGATTGAGATTAGTATTAACGGGCAAACAGTAGCGGCAAAGGAAGGTGACACTGTTTTGAAAACCGCACGGGCACACGGAATTCCCATTCCCTACCTATGCTTTCATCCGGCACTCAAGCCGTCTGGGGCATGCCGTCTTTGTGGTGTGGAAACCGGTCGGGCTTCAGGAAAAAAAGTGGTGATGCTCTCCTGTATTCTCAAGGTCAAACCCGGACTTGAAATCAGGACCGAATCGGATCTGGTGACTGCCCACAGGCAAAAGGCCTTTGACAGGTTGCTGTCCATGGCACCGGACTCGGTACGAATCCGGGAACTGGCTGAAAAATTTAATGTGCCGGTGGTACCAAAGCCGGATGGTTGCATCCGCTGCAGGCTTTGTGTGCGGGTCTGTAACGACATAATAGGCGCAAGGGCCATTGCCATGATCAAAACTGAAACCGGTAGCCATGTGGGGCCGGGTGACGGTACCTGCATCGGCTGCGGCACCTGTGCCAATCTCTGTCCCACCCAATTTATAACCGTCAAGGACCAGGACAATGTCAGAACCGTTTCCATTGGTGACAAAGTTTTAAGCCGCCTGCCCCTTGTACGATGTGAAGCCTGCGGCAGACAGTATGCAACTGCGCAGTTTCTGGCCCATGTGGATGATAATACAGGCGATCACATCCATGCCGCCGGAATAGGTCATCATTTTTGTCCGTCATGCACCAAAATGATGTCCCGTCGAGCACGTACGGAAAATGCGCATTTAAGAAAATAA
- a CDS encoding PAS domain-containing sensor histidine kinase gives MITPYLPMVVIDIIGSFAMVVLSLLCCYKAKILRETDQDNALFLYLVWISTGFMIFSVSRSFGHILRQFLILTSHTDTWQMIAAFSGSINTISFMLVSLITLFFNQSWKINEKILTSRKKLEITHGQLLSLNQTLEQKVVERTEMLTTSEHKARRIFEYSLDTILVTDAHFKIQEINNAGIALTGYKKEQMLEQNMGLMDFIAHAQDWEHILTHLNTNEYVLNEECEFLKSDNMEIRVMITGGVDYGAFGCAKTFHFIIKDINEKKQMEQQIAQADKLAAIGELSAGVAHEINNPLGIILGYTQLMLKESSEFEEDLKIIEKHVKNCRNVVSNLLSFSRKGSREVKNVDIHKELHGVVNFLKNHSDFRNVKIQLNLWENERLWVQGNAQELTQVVLNLMINACHAIKDNSDGFIELVTQKEKAHMLIHVRDNGTGISKHHMPRIFDPFFTTKPVGQGTGLGLSVGYGIIRHHQGKIMAANRKSQGAQFTIRLPLLNINSNEE, from the coding sequence ATGATTACCCCATATCTACCCATGGTGGTGATAGATATTATAGGCTCCTTTGCCATGGTAGTGCTCTCCCTTCTATGCTGCTACAAGGCCAAAATTTTAAGGGAAACCGACCAGGATAATGCGTTGTTTCTTTATCTTGTCTGGATCTCCACAGGATTTATGATCTTTAGCGTATCACGATCCTTTGGCCATATCCTGCGGCAATTTCTGATTTTAACGTCCCATACCGACACCTGGCAGATGATCGCGGCCTTTTCCGGCAGTATCAACACAATCTCTTTCATGTTGGTAAGCCTGATCACCCTGTTTTTCAACCAGAGCTGGAAGATCAACGAAAAGATTCTGACGTCCCGAAAAAAACTGGAAATTACTCATGGTCAGCTTTTAAGTTTAAACCAGACTCTGGAACAAAAAGTGGTTGAACGTACGGAAATGCTCACAACTTCCGAACATAAGGCCCGACGCATTTTTGAATACTCTTTGGACACCATTTTAGTAACCGATGCCCATTTCAAAATCCAGGAAATTAACAACGCCGGCATCGCCCTGACAGGATACAAAAAGGAACAGATGCTGGAACAGAACATGGGACTAATGGATTTTATCGCCCATGCCCAGGACTGGGAGCATATTTTAACACATTTAAATACCAACGAATATGTCCTCAACGAAGAGTGCGAGTTTTTAAAATCAGATAATATGGAGATCCGGGTAATGATCACCGGCGGCGTCGATTACGGCGCGTTCGGTTGTGCTAAAACCTTTCATTTTATCATCAAGGATATTAACGAAAAAAAACAGATGGAGCAGCAGATCGCCCAAGCCGACAAATTAGCGGCTATAGGTGAACTATCCGCAGGTGTGGCCCATGAAATCAATAACCCTTTGGGCATCATTCTTGGCTACACCCAGCTTATGCTCAAAGAGTCGTCCGAATTTGAAGAAGATTTGAAAATCATCGAAAAACACGTAAAAAATTGCCGGAACGTCGTCAGTAACCTGCTCTCCTTTTCAAGAAAGGGTTCCAGGGAAGTGAAAAACGTTGATATTCATAAAGAGTTACACGGTGTAGTCAATTTCCTAAAAAATCATTCTGATTTCAGAAACGTTAAAATACAGCTCAATTTGTGGGAAAATGAACGCCTCTGGGTCCAGGGCAATGCCCAGGAACTAACCCAGGTGGTTTTAAACCTGATGATCAATGCCTGCCACGCCATTAAGGATAACTCGGACGGTTTCATAGAACTCGTGACCCAAAAAGAGAAGGCCCATATGCTCATTCATGTCCGAGATAACGGCACCGGCATTTCCAAACACCATATGCCCCGGATTTTCGATCCCTTTTTCACCACCAAACCTGTGGGTCAGGGCACAGGGTTAGGCCTTTCCGTGGGATACGGCATTATCCGTCACCACCAGGGGAAGATCATGGCTGCAAACCGGAAAAGCCAGGGTGCGCAATTCACCATCCGGTTGCCCCTTTTGAACATCAACAGCAATGAGGAATAA
- a CDS encoding sigma-54-dependent transcriptional regulator has product MTPNILVVDDEKDMTRLLQRTLEPELNCRVTMAFSGEMALNILGLADTTFDLVISDIRMPEMDGFDLLEQLKQRYPDLTVVMLTAYGNIESAVTAIKKGAYDFIAKPFEQAEIIFKIRKALERSRLISENRRLQKACQTESLPLIGQSPAMHKVFEKIALIADSDVTVLITGESGTGKDLTARSIHALSPRKNKPYIPINCPTIPEHILESELFGYKKGAFTNAYRDKTGLFQEADHGTIFLDEIGDIGPNIQTKLLRVIQEKEVKPLGDTRVDHVDVRIITSTNQDLPQKIKDKEFREDFFYRLSVITIELPPLRDRVTDIPLLCDHLLVKNCEKLNKPAKHLSENVMDLLMKHPWPGNVRELENVLVQGILYSTSDTIGLADIPIDKNGPNDFVSMNFGKDIGQLTYKEAKESILTQFNHNYIGAMLSMTKGNITQAARRCAMDRQALQQIMKRYAIDPEKFRNKPS; this is encoded by the coding sequence ATGACACCCAATATTCTCGTGGTGGATGATGAAAAGGACATGACCCGCCTTCTCCAACGCACCCTTGAACCGGAACTGAACTGCCGGGTGACCATGGCTTTCTCCGGTGAAATGGCCCTGAACATCCTTGGACTGGCCGACACGACCTTTGATCTTGTCATCAGTGACATCCGCATGCCGGAAATGGATGGGTTTGATCTTCTGGAACAATTGAAACAACGGTATCCGGATCTCACTGTGGTCATGCTCACCGCTTACGGCAATATCGAATCTGCTGTGACAGCTATTAAAAAAGGCGCTTACGATTTCATTGCCAAGCCCTTTGAGCAGGCTGAAATCATTTTTAAGATCCGGAAAGCCCTGGAACGCAGCCGACTTATATCCGAAAACCGCCGACTCCAGAAAGCCTGTCAGACCGAATCCCTGCCCTTGATCGGGCAAAGCCCTGCCATGCATAAAGTGTTTGAAAAAATAGCCTTAATTGCTGACTCTGATGTCACAGTTCTGATCACCGGAGAATCCGGAACGGGCAAGGATCTGACAGCAAGATCCATTCATGCCCTAAGCCCCCGAAAAAATAAACCATATATCCCAATCAACTGCCCCACCATCCCCGAACATATCCTTGAAAGTGAATTATTCGGGTATAAAAAAGGCGCATTCACCAATGCATACCGGGACAAAACAGGACTTTTCCAAGAAGCCGACCACGGCACCATTTTCCTGGATGAAATCGGAGATATAGGCCCCAACATCCAGACCAAGTTGTTAAGGGTGATCCAGGAAAAGGAGGTCAAACCCTTGGGCGACACCCGGGTGGATCATGTGGATGTCAGAATTATCACTTCTACCAACCAGGATCTGCCGCAAAAAATCAAAGACAAGGAATTCAGGGAAGATTTTTTCTATCGGCTTTCGGTGATCACCATTGAATTGCCGCCGTTAAGGGATCGGGTGACGGATATCCCGCTGTTGTGCGATCATCTTCTGGTCAAAAACTGTGAAAAATTAAACAAACCGGCCAAGCATTTATCTGAAAACGTGATGGATCTTCTCATGAAGCACCCCTGGCCGGGCAATGTCAGAGAACTTGAAAATGTACTTGTCCAGGGGATTCTCTATTCGACCTCAGATACCATCGGCCTGGCCGATATCCCCATCGATAAAAATGGGCCCAATGACTTTGTTAGCATGAACTTTGGCAAGGATATTGGGCAACTGACCTATAAGGAAGCCAAGGAAAGCATCCTGACTCAATTTAACCATAACTACATCGGCGCCATGCTCTCCATGACCAAAGGCAATATCACCCAGGCAGCCAGGCGTTGCGCCATGGATCGCCAGGCCCTTCAGCAGATCATGAAACGATATGCCATTGATCCTGAAAAATTTCGAAACAAGCCGTCCTGA